The Pseudalkalibacillus hwajinpoensis DNA window GTTGTGGTTGATAATACGTTCTCAACACCATATTTGCAGCGGCCTCTGGAGTATGGGTGTGACATTGTGTTGCATAGTGCGACTAAATACATTGGTGGACACGGTGATGTTATAGCTGGGCTGGTAGCTGGAGACCAAGAAACAATCACGTCGATTGCAAAAAGTACACAAAAAGACATAGGTGGTATTCTTTCTCCTTTTGATGCCTGGTTATTGCTAAGAGGCTTAAAAACATTACCGATTCGGATGGATCGCCACTGTGATAATGCCAGAAACATAGTTGAAAAGCTAAATAGGCATCCCCGTGTGAGAAATGTGATGTATCCAGGGCTTAAATCATCGCCTTCACATTTAATCACTATGAAGCAGATGAAGTACCCTGGTGGGCTTATTAGTTTTGAACTTGAGGGGGGTAAAAAGGAAGCGCAGGTATTTATGAATAGACTTAAGATGATTAAAATTGCGGTAAGTCTCGGAGATGCTGAGTCACTTATTCAACACCCTGCAACAATGACACATGCAGTTGTACCTGATGGAGAAAGAAGAAGAATGGGGATCAGTGAATCGCTTATTCGGTTGTCAGTTGGGTTAGAGGCGTGGGAGGATATTTGGGATGATCTTCTCCAGGCTCTAGAATCATAAAAAAGTCGTCTGGAGATCAATGGTGGTGATCTACCAGACGGCTTTTATATAACCTTACAAATAATCTTGCAGTGCAGCAGTGAACTTTTCTAAATATTCTTGGTCAATTTCATCGAAGCGACCAATTTTGGGGCTATCGATATCCAATACTCCAAGAAGATCTCCAGAAGCATACATCGGAACAACAATTTCAGATTTGGATGCAGCATCACATGCGATGTGGCCAGGAAATTCGTGCACATTTTCTATTCTCATGGTTGTTCCTTCTTTAGAAGCCGTACCGCAAACGCCTTTACCATTTTGGATACGAACACAGGCCGGAAGCCCCTGAAACGGTCCTAGTACAAGTTGATCACTTGCCTCTTCATAAAGGTAAAAGCCAACCCAGTTTACATCATTTAGAAATTGATTTAATAAAGCAGACGCATTTGCTAAATTAGCGAGTTGGTTTGTTTCGCCTTCTAGCAGTGCTCGTAATTGTTTAATAACCATTTGATAATTTTTTTCTTTCTTACCTGAATAGGATTCGACTTCAAACAAGCCAATACACCTCTTTCTTACCTCGAAATTATGCTAATCATATCAAATTTTGCAAGTTAATACACATATTTTGTCGTACGATTGATAGAGGAAAGCGTGAAAAACTAACGAATGAGTATTAAGAGGATAGACGAATTTGGAGGTGGTTCCTAGTGAAGCAGGAGCGAGATACAGGATCGAAGCGAAGTGTTATCCAGGCCGCCATTCATCTTTTTAATACGAAGGGATTTAATGGAACATCTGTCCGTGATATTGCCGGGAAAGCAGAAGTGAATGTAGCCCTTATCTCCTATTATTTTGGTGGAAAAAAAGGTTTAGCCGAATTTCTAATGACCTCTTTTCTAGAAGGCTATGTGGAAGAAATCGGAAAGGCCTATCAACAGTTAGACAAAAAGTCAGCAAAGTTCTGCCTGGTAGAAGCCATTGAACGTGTCATGGAGTACCAGCATCAAAATAGACAGCTGGCACGGTTTGTTCATCGTGAAATCACATTCGATTCTGTCCTCGTTCGTGAAATCATGACCACTTATCTTGCAAAAGAAAAGTTCTATTTCTCTAAAATCTTTGAAGTTGGGTTTGCCAGGAAGGAATTCCGTCCGCAGTCTATAGATTATATTGTCATGCAAATGAGAGGAATGCTCTGTATGCCGTTTCTCCAACCTCAATATATTCTTGAAGTCCATCATATTCAACCATCAGAAAATTATTTTATTGAGCGCTATACGAAGCAGCTAAAGGAATGGATTGAGCTTTACGTATGTAAGGCTGAAAAATGGGAAGTAAAGCCGCTCGTTATGAACGGCTAGTATGGTGATCTGAGGTTCTGAGCTATTAACCGCTCCAGTCCTTGACCAATCCCTTTTGAGCTATGGGCATCTGAACCATAGACAAGAGGGATCTTTCGTTTAACGGCTTCGTGAATGACCCAGTCCGGTGGATATGTTTCGCCGCATAAAGGCTTTACTGTTCCAGCTCCATTGTAATCAAGGGAATACTTATTCACTTGAACAGCATCAAGTAACCGGTGAATCTCGTTCTCGAAATGCCCTTTGAAAGGATATTTTTTTTGGAATTTATTAGCTAGAGTTAAATGTCCAATTCGAGTCGGTTTATATTTTCCTAAATGACTATGAATCGATTTCAGAACGGTTTCATAGTACTTTTGATGAACGTTTTCTGTTGAGCCAAATAAATCGATTAATTCTTGAAAAGCATCTGGACTATAATCAAGACATGTATATGTGTTTCCGTGTTTGAGGAAATGGACTGATAGGATGGCATCATCTAAATATGGTCCAACCTCATCAAGAAAATGTTTCGTTTCTTCTTCAAAACCTTCAATATAATCAATTTCGAGTCCACATTTCACATCAATTGTTCCGCGGTAAGTTTCTTTCAGCTTTCTAACAGCATGGAAATAGTCATAGAGACGTTCTCTACTCATACCACTATCCTTGTCAGGAACAGGATCATTGAAATTTACTGGGAGGGGGGCATGTTCTGTAAAGGTTAATCCTTTATAGCCAGTTTTTACTGCTTGAGTAAGGTACTCTTCAAATTGATCGCTCGTCCCATGTGGACAAAAGGGAGAATGGACATGACCATCATATAGAATATTCATCCTAAAGCACCTTCTTTCTAGAATTCAAAAAGTTTATAATATAATCAAGGATTTTAGCTGTCGAATATTGAATTTATTTAGTCAAACAGGTAATTACATGGTATCATAAAAACATTAATAAATTTCCTACATATTCGTCTATAAAAGATCTATATCTGACGATTTAGACTGCTTAAATAGCATGATTACATAAATTGATGATGTGGAAGAAGGGGTGCTTCCGTTGGAGTATATTGTCATTGCGATAATTTTACTGGTCGCCGTTATTCTATTCGGCACTTTTGCGAGAAGAAAAATATACAATGAGATCGATCGTCTTGAAGAATGGAAGATTGATATTTTAAACAGACCTGTTACTGATGAGATTTCCAAGGTGAAAGGACTAATCATGTCAGGTCAAACAGAAGAGAAGTTCGAAAAATGGCGTGAAGAGTGGGACGAGATTGTAGCTGTTAAACTTCCTAATCTAGAAGACCAGCTTATGGATACTGAAGAAGCGGCTGAAAAATATCGTTTCCGTAAAGCGAAGATGACCTTAGCTGAAACGCGCGATCGACTGGAGCAGATTGAAACGCGGATTGAGCTAATGTTAAAAGACATAGACGAACTCGTTTCGAGTGAAGAGCAAAATCGAACGGAAATTGTTTCGGTTCAGGAAGAGTTCAGAGAAGCGAAACAGCGATTGCTTTCGCAAAATCGTTCTCTAGGAAAAGCTTTTCCTACTCTTGAGACCGAGCTAGAAGATCTCAAGCAAAATCTTCAGCATTACGAACAGTTAACAGAAGAAGGTAATTACCTTGAAGCGAGAACAGTATTGAAAGATGTGCAGGATCGCTTAACAGCAGTTCAGGAAAAGATCGCTGTTACTCCTGAGTTGATTGCACTCGTTCATACACAGATTCCCTCACAGCTTAAAGAGCTTGAGGATGGGACTTCGGTAATGGAATCTGAAGGATATGTGCTGGACCATCTTGAAATTCAAGACCATATTGAACATGTAGAATCCGATCTCGTGAAATGGGAGTCTGCCATCGAGAAAACGGAAGTAATAGAAGTGAAGTTAGAAATCGATGCGGTGCAGAGAAGCATAGAAGGACTCTACGATCAATTAGAGTCAGAGGTTGATGCCAGACATCTTGTTACTGAGAAAGTGGAAGAGCTTGAACATCAACTGTTTAAAACAAATAATAATCTCCAGGATCTACAAGAAGAGACGAATGTTGTTCAGCTTAGCTATCGGTTAGAAGAGCAGGAACTTAATATGATTAAAGAGATTGATAAAAAGATTTCTAATATGCATGTGCGTTTTAACACTGTGCGTGAAGCTGTCGATGGGAATAAACAAGCATACTCGTCCCTTGCAGAGACCGTTCTCACTCTAAAAGAAGAGCTTGCGAGCATCGATCATGATATGCAGATTCAAAAAGAGAATTTGCATATGTTAAGAAAAGACGAGTTGAAAGCGTTAGAAACGATTAAAGACCTGAAACGAAAATTAATTGAATCCAGAAGAATGATGAAAGTTAGTAATCTTCCAGGCATTCCTGAGACTTATCTAGATGGTTACGAGCTTGCTGAAGACATTATCGTCGAATTGAACGATCGACTCTCAGATGTTCCGCTGGATATTTATCAAATCAATGAAGTGCTGTCAGATGCTGAACGTGCTGTTGAACATAGTACAGAGATAACGAAGAAGCTAGTGGAAGATGCCATTCTTACTGAACGATTAATCCAATTCGGTAATCGTTACCGTGGTAAACACCGAAGCGTAGATGAATTGCTTCAAAAGGCCGAAGATCATTTCAGACGCTACGAATATGATGACGCTCTTTCAACAGCTGAAGCTGCCATTGAAAAAGTTGATCCGCAGGTACTTCAGTCGCTTAAAGAAGATGTAAGAGAACCTGTAAGAACTTAACTCTCCTCAAAACGAGGAGAGTTTTTTTTGCATTAAAAAAGCGCAGGATTATCCTGCGCTCGAAGTATGGCCCGTGCTTTTTTTAATAAGTAAGAAGAATAGTCCGAGTACTCCTCCAAACAATGCCGGTAGAAGCCATCCTACACCTTCACTATAGAGCGGTAAGGAATGCAGGATACTCACACCAGGCATAGAGATGTTTGCTCCTTCCAGGGCGTTTGGAATACTAATTAGCGTAGTGAAAAGAATTGCTCCTCGATAAACATAGTGATGAACTGAGAAAGTATAATTCAAAAAAGTTAGTAAGATCAAAACAATGGCTATTGGATAGATCGCGATCAAAACAGGCAATGTAAAGGTAATCAGCTGTGTAAGTCCAAGATTTGCTACGAACGCGCTAAAAACGGTAACGAGAAAGATGACTGTTTTATAAGAAAGCATTGGATAGGCATTTGAGAAATATTCACCGCTGGCAGTTACTAGTCCTACTGATGTTGTTAAACAGGCAAACGTAATCGCAGCCCCAAGTAACAGTGTTCCAAATGTGCCAAATAGATAATCGGCAACACTAGCAAGAATGACACCACCATTACCAGCCTGGCCCACAAGGTCGAGACTTGTTGCACCAATAAAGGCTAGTGATAAATAGATGGCGGTTAATCCAACTGCTGCAAGAATCCCTGCTTTTAAAACAGCAAATGATATGGTCTTGCGATTTGTGATGCCTTTATCTTTTATAGCTTTAATCACAACCATACCAAACACAAGTGCAGCGATGGCATCCATTGTTAAGTAGCCCTCGATAAATCCTTTGAAAAAGACAGCACTTTCGTATTCAGGTGCAGGCTTGGAAAAAGTTCCAGGAGGATTGAGAAATGCCCCAACGATTAAACTGCCAAGCACGAGTATTAATAGAGGGGTTAAGATTTTCCCAACCCGATCGACTAATCGTGAAGGGTTTAAAGAAACCCAGAATGTGATGCCAAAAAATATAAGTGTATAGATAAATAATGGTAACCCGGTTGCATTTGTCGTTTCATTCAGAAAAGGAACTACCCCAATTTCGAATGCAACCGTCCCTGTTCTTGGAATACCGAAGAATGGACCAATTGCCAGATAAAGGATAGCGGTGAAAATGAAACCGAATGAGGGATGGACGCGGGATGCGATATCTTTCAGACTGCCTCCCGTTAGTCCGATGGCAGTTACGCCGAGTAAGGGTAGCCCTACTCCTGTGATGAGAAACCCTGCTGTTGCAGTCCAAATGTTTTCGCCCGCTGCTTGACCAAGAGCGGGCGGGAAGATCATATTTCCTGCTCCGAGAAAAAGCGCAAAGAGCATTAACCCTATCGTAAGCGTGTCTTTGTTCGATAAATTTACTTTCATAAGTTCCTCCTGATTAAGCTGTTTAACATGTCGTAATTTTCGGACTTCATATTAACACAACTAATCGACAAATCATAACAAAAGATTAATATTTAATTATTCAAATAATTTAACTGTAGATGTACCAGGTTTTTTCGCATTATGGGAATGTTAACCAGCTATTGTCTATACTTTGATTGGATGGAAATATAAGTGAAATGATATGTCGCTATTCATCTCGATAGATTGTTGAATCTGCTTCTCTGTGGTAAGATTATTAGTTGGAAATAATTGAAGACTGAAGGTGTCTTATTATGATTTATCTGGATAATAGTGCCACAACAAAGCCATATAAAGAAGCATTAGATGCATACCGAATCGCAGCAGAGGATTATTTTGCAAATCCTTCGTCGCTTCACCGAAAAGGCGGTGAAGCGGAGAAACTGCTTAGACAAGCAAGAGCGAGTATTGCCGATTTGCTTCATGTAAAACCAGGTGAAATTGTCTTTACATCTGGTGGTACGGAAAGCAATAACCTAGCCATAAAAGGAACAGCTCTTCAATATATGAAAAGAGGAAAGCATCTCATTACGTCACAAATTGAACATGCCTCAACCATGGAATCGTTTCAGCAACTTGAAAAAATGGGCTTTGACGTAACTTATTTACCAGTTGATGAGAATGGACTGGTTTCGCTGAGTGATCTAGAAAATGCACTTACTCCTCAAACGACTTTAGTTTCAATCATGCACGTTAACAATGAAATTGGCGCTATTCAACCTATGAAGAAGATTGGCCATCTTATCAATGATAAATCTCAAGCGGTCTATCATATTGATGACGTTCAAGGAATTGGGAAGGTTCCACTCGATATTAACGATGTTCAGGCTGATCTGATATCTTATTCAGCCCATAAATTCCACGGCTTAAAAGGCAATGGTATACTCATTAAAAAGCCAGGTCTTATTTTGTTTCCCCTTTTATCAGGGGGAGGGCAAGAAGATGCATTTCGTTCTGGTACAGAGAACGTTCCTGGTATTGTCGCGATGGCAAAAGCCCTTCGTTTATATTTAGAGAAGGCAGCGTCCGGAAGGAAAATACTTGAGGAGTGGAATGAAAAGGTACTTGCGGAGCTTTACAGGATCGATGGCGTGAGTTGCAATTCCTCTATAAAAGGGGCACCACATATTATTAATTTTTCGGTACCCGGAATAAAGCCTGAGGTATTGATTCACACTCTAGAACAAAAAGATATCTATGTCTCGACGCGTTCAGCATGTTCTTCAAAAGCAGCGGAGGCAAGTCATGTTCTAACTTCAGCAGGTTTTTCAAAAGAGATAGCAAGAACGGCTATCAGAATCAGTTTGTCGTTTGACACAACGAGCGAGGAACTTGATATTTTTATCAGTGAGCTTAAAGAAGCACTATCTAAACTAAAACATGTAATGAGGTAATAGCCATGTATGATCATATAATTATTCGTTACGGCGAGATTTCTCTTAAAGGGAAAAATAGAAAAGGATTTATTAGCTCTTTGAAAAAAAGAGTAAAGCAAGTGCTAACTGATTTTGATTCGATCGAAGTCCACCAATCTTTTGATCGTATGACCGTTAAATTAAACGGAGCAAATCCTGAACCTGTTATTGAAAAGCTTAAAACAGTGTTTGGGATCCATTCACTAAGTGTGGCGATCAAAACTGAGCATGATCTGGATCAGATTAAAGAAAAAGCACTTCAGCTTGTTCAAGATCAGCAAAACGGAGGAAGTATGACTTTCAAAGTTACCGTCAGACGTCCTTACAAACAATTCCCTCACCGTTCTCAGGATATGAACCGGGATATCGGTGGTCATGTGCTTCGAAATACAGAAAACCTGACAGTAGATGTTCATCATCCTGATTTGGAGCTGAAAGTAGAGATTAAAAAGGACGGGGCATACTTAAGCTGTAACAATTCAGAAGGTGCTGGTGGTCTGCCAACGGTTCATGACAATAAAGTGATGCTTATGCTTTCCGGTGGAATTGATAGTCCAGTTGCAGGTTACTTGACGATGAAGCGTGGTGTAAAGGTAGAGGCCGTTCATTTTCACAGTCCTCCTTTCACAAGTGAGCGATCCAAACAAAAAGTGGAAGATCTCGCGAAAGTGCTGACTCGATTCGGTGGCGACATTCGCCTTCATATTGTTCCGTTTACGAACACACAGAAGACGATTCAGAAGGAAATGCCTGATAATTACAGCATGACAATTATGAGAAGAATGATGATGCGTATTACAGAAAAAAT harbors:
- the megL gene encoding methionine gamma-lyase, whose translation is MNKEHRFETKAIHEGYEAKAHCNSLASPIYQTSTFTFETAEAGEKRFSGEEPGYIYSRLGNPTVRMLEERIASLENAEAGLAFGSGMAAVSAVLMNFVRSGDHILCSEGVYGCTFGLLNMLKDKFSIDHDLLPLDSKDQIRGAIRPNTAVIYIETPINPTLKVIDLEMVSSIAKEKGIKVVVDNTFSTPYLQRPLEYGCDIVLHSATKYIGGHGDVIAGLVAGDQETITSIAKSTQKDIGGILSPFDAWLLLRGLKTLPIRMDRHCDNARNIVEKLNRHPRVRNVMYPGLKSSPSHLITMKQMKYPGGLISFELEGGKKEAQVFMNRLKMIKIAVSLGDAESLIQHPATMTHAVVPDGERRRMGISESLIRLSVGLEAWEDIWDDLLQALES
- a CDS encoding GAF domain-containing protein, with product MFEVESYSGKKEKNYQMVIKQLRALLEGETNQLANLANASALLNQFLNDVNWVGFYLYEEASDQLVLGPFQGLPACVRIQNGKGVCGTASKEGTTMRIENVHEFPGHIACDAASKSEIVVPMYASGDLLGVLDIDSPKIGRFDEIDQEYLEKFTAALQDYL
- the refZ gene encoding forespore capture DNA-binding protein RefZ; translation: MKQERDTGSKRSVIQAAIHLFNTKGFNGTSVRDIAGKAEVNVALISYYFGGKKGLAEFLMTSFLEGYVEEIGKAYQQLDKKSAKFCLVEAIERVMEYQHQNRQLARFVHREITFDSVLVREIMTTYLAKEKFYFSKIFEVGFARKEFRPQSIDYIVMQMRGMLCMPFLQPQYILEVHHIQPSENYFIERYTKQLKEWIELYVCKAEKWEVKPLVMNG
- the hisJ gene encoding histidinol-phosphatase HisJ produces the protein MNILYDGHVHSPFCPHGTSDQFEEYLTQAVKTGYKGLTFTEHAPLPVNFNDPVPDKDSGMSRERLYDYFHAVRKLKETYRGTIDVKCGLEIDYIEGFEEETKHFLDEVGPYLDDAILSVHFLKHGNTYTCLDYSPDAFQELIDLFGSTENVHQKYYETVLKSIHSHLGKYKPTRIGHLTLANKFQKKYPFKGHFENEIHRLLDAVQVNKYSLDYNGAGTVKPLCGETYPPDWVIHEAVKRKIPLVYGSDAHSSKGIGQGLERLIAQNLRSPY
- the ezrA gene encoding septation ring formation regulator EzrA, encoding MEYIVIAIILLVAVILFGTFARRKIYNEIDRLEEWKIDILNRPVTDEISKVKGLIMSGQTEEKFEKWREEWDEIVAVKLPNLEDQLMDTEEAAEKYRFRKAKMTLAETRDRLEQIETRIELMLKDIDELVSSEEQNRTEIVSVQEEFREAKQRLLSQNRSLGKAFPTLETELEDLKQNLQHYEQLTEEGNYLEARTVLKDVQDRLTAVQEKIAVTPELIALVHTQIPSQLKELEDGTSVMESEGYVLDHLEIQDHIEHVESDLVKWESAIEKTEVIEVKLEIDAVQRSIEGLYDQLESEVDARHLVTEKVEELEHQLFKTNNNLQDLQEETNVVQLSYRLEEQELNMIKEIDKKISNMHVRFNTVREAVDGNKQAYSSLAETVLTLKEELASIDHDMQIQKENLHMLRKDELKALETIKDLKRKLIESRRMMKVSNLPGIPETYLDGYELAEDIIVELNDRLSDVPLDIYQINEVLSDAERAVEHSTEITKKLVEDAILTERLIQFGNRYRGKHRSVDELLQKAEDHFRRYEYDDALSTAEAAIEKVDPQVLQSLKEDVREPVRT
- the brnQ gene encoding branched-chain amino acid transport system II carrier protein — its product is MKVNLSNKDTLTIGLMLFALFLGAGNMIFPPALGQAAGENIWTATAGFLITGVGLPLLGVTAIGLTGGSLKDIASRVHPSFGFIFTAILYLAIGPFFGIPRTGTVAFEIGVVPFLNETTNATGLPLFIYTLIFFGITFWVSLNPSRLVDRVGKILTPLLILVLGSLIVGAFLNPPGTFSKPAPEYESAVFFKGFIEGYLTMDAIAALVFGMVVIKAIKDKGITNRKTISFAVLKAGILAAVGLTAIYLSLAFIGATSLDLVGQAGNGGVILASVADYLFGTFGTLLLGAAITFACLTTSVGLVTASGEYFSNAYPMLSYKTVIFLVTVFSAFVANLGLTQLITFTLPVLIAIYPIAIVLILLTFLNYTFSVHHYVYRGAILFTTLISIPNALEGANISMPGVSILHSLPLYSEGVGWLLPALFGGVLGLFFLLIKKSTGHTSSAG
- a CDS encoding cysteine desulfurase family protein, translating into MIYLDNSATTKPYKEALDAYRIAAEDYFANPSSLHRKGGEAEKLLRQARASIADLLHVKPGEIVFTSGGTESNNLAIKGTALQYMKRGKHLITSQIEHASTMESFQQLEKMGFDVTYLPVDENGLVSLSDLENALTPQTTLVSIMHVNNEIGAIQPMKKIGHLINDKSQAVYHIDDVQGIGKVPLDINDVQADLISYSAHKFHGLKGNGILIKKPGLILFPLLSGGGQEDAFRSGTENVPGIVAMAKALRLYLEKAASGRKILEEWNEKVLAELYRIDGVSCNSSIKGAPHIINFSVPGIKPEVLIHTLEQKDIYVSTRSACSSKAAEASHVLTSAGFSKEIARTAIRISLSFDTTSEELDIFISELKEALSKLKHVMR
- the thiI gene encoding tRNA uracil 4-sulfurtransferase ThiI, encoding MYDHIIIRYGEISLKGKNRKGFISSLKKRVKQVLTDFDSIEVHQSFDRMTVKLNGANPEPVIEKLKTVFGIHSLSVAIKTEHDLDQIKEKALQLVQDQQNGGSMTFKVTVRRPYKQFPHRSQDMNRDIGGHVLRNTENLTVDVHHPDLELKVEIKKDGAYLSCNNSEGAGGLPTVHDNKVMLMLSGGIDSPVAGYLTMKRGVKVEAVHFHSPPFTSERSKQKVEDLAKVLTRFGGDIRLHIVPFTNTQKTIQKEMPDNYSMTIMRRMMMRITEKIADQNGALAIATGESLGQVASQTIQSMNTINEVTNYPVIRPLISMDKLEIMKISRAIDLYDISIRPYEDCCTVFLPEAPKTKPKREHANKFEQYLPIDELVEEAVGGVQTILIKENEDEFTDLL